A portion of the Gossypium arboreum isolate Shixiya-1 chromosome 8, ASM2569848v2, whole genome shotgun sequence genome contains these proteins:
- the LOC108468801 gene encoding transcription factor MYC2-like — protein MSSSSSSSMISFGQDAPPPTLQQRLQFIVQSRPEWWVYSIFWQASRDAQGHLVLSWGDGYFQGTKGFAGKSGNKLSQPRFGRRRSGKDIQSVFCEEIDIERIVDGDVTDYEWYYTVSVNRSFAIGDDILGKAFGSGSYIWLCGDQELQLYECERVTEARMRGIQTIVFLSTSFGVVELGSSEMIQENWGLVQLAKSIFGSEINCLGSKHPGLESQLQMSTQIPFLDFGKVASDQKEWILDDRKQQIEAKKDTSGLLRRSSSDSGADSEMDFSVGSKKRGRKSGTGKTTPSNHVEAERLRREKLNHRFYALRSVVPTVSKMDKASLLSDAVAYIKELRSKIDKLDVKLKVQSQKSKLNAINVSNNQRNASTFNCIRPTYDYGPNTMEVDVKIVGSEAMIRVQCPDINYPAARLMDALRDLELHVHHASVSTVNELVLQDVVVILPAGFISEEMLRTAIFQRCS, from the coding sequence atgtcatcatcttcttcatcttcGATGATTAGCTTCGGCCAAGACGCCCCTCCGCCGACGCTGCAACAGCGCCTCCAGTTCATCGTTCAAAGCAGGCCTGAATGGTGGGTATACTCCATCTTCTGGCAAGCTTCCAGGGATGCTCAAGGCCACCTCGTATTATCATGGGGTGATGGATATTTCCAAGGGACCAAGGGTTTTGCAGGCAAATCCGGAAATAAGCTAAGCCAACCCAGATTTGGGAGAAGAAGATCGGGGAAAGATATTCAATCCGTTTTCTGTGAAGAGATAGACATTGAGAGGATAGTGGATGGCGATGTCACTGACTACGAGTGGTATTACACCGTATCAGTAAACCGATCTTTTGCTATAGGAGATGACATTCTTGGGAAGGCTTTCGGCTCAGGCTCCTATATTTGGTTGTGTGGAGATCAGGAGCTCCAACTGTATGAATGCGAGCGAGTCACAGAAGCTCGAATGCGAGGAATCCAGACCATAGTCTTCCTTTCGACTTCCTTCGGAGTAGTTGAATTGGGATCTTCAGAAATGATCCAAGAGAATTGGGGCTTAGTGCAACTTGCAAAATCAATCTTCGGTTCTGAGATTAACTGTCTTGGTTCCAAGCATCCTGGCCTTGAATCTCAGCTCCAAATGTCAACCCAAATCCCTTTTCTTGATTTCGGCAAGGTTGCAAGTGATCAAAAGGAGTGGATTCTTGATGACCGAAAGCAACAAATTGAGGCCAAGAAGGACACTAGCGGTTTATTACGCCGCTCGTCATCGGACTCCGGTGCTGATTCTGAGATGGACTTTAGCGTTGGGTCGAAGAAGAGAGGAAGAAAGTCGGGGACCGGAAAAACAACCCCTTCAAACCACGTGGAAGCAGAGAGGCTGCGGCGTGAGAAACTTAATCATCGATTCTATGCACTTCGATCTGTGGTTCCTACCGTGTCCAAGATGGACAAAGCATCTTTGCTTTCAGATGCAGTAGCCTACATCAAGGAGCTCAGATCTAAGATTGATAAACTGGATGTTAAACTCAAAGTTCAATCCCAAAAATCCAAGTTGAATGCCATCAATGTTTCGAATAACCAAAGAAATGCATCCACATTTAACTGTATAAGGCCGACCTATGATTATGGACCAAATACAATGGAAGTTGATGTCAAGATTGTAGGGTCAGAAGCCATGATCCGAGTTCAGTGTCCAGATATCAATTACCCAGCTGCGAGACTGATGGATGCCCTTAGAGACCTGGAGCTTCATGTGCACCATGCCAGTGTATCAACCGTGAATGAGCTAGTGCTTCAAGATGTTGTTGTCATACTACCTGCTGGATTTATAAGCGAGGAGATGTTGAGGACTGCTATCTTTCAGAGATGCAGTTGA